A genomic segment from Spinacia oleracea cultivar Varoflay chromosome 3, BTI_SOV_V1, whole genome shotgun sequence encodes:
- the LOC110793043 gene encoding zinc finger CCCH domain-containing protein 40, producing MAHRLLRDLEADGWERSDFPIICESCLGDNPYVRMTKAEYDKECKICTRPFTVFRWRPGRDARYKKTEICQTCSKLKNVCQVCLLDLEYGLPVQVRDTALSISTNDAIPKSDVNREYFAEEHDRKARAGLDYESSYGKVRANDTILKLQRTTPYYKRNRAHVCSFYIRGECTRGAECPYRHEMPVVGELSQQNIKDRYYGVNDPVAMKLLNKAGEMQTLDPPDDESIKTLYVGGLDARITEQDLRDNFYAHGEIESIRMVLQRACAFVTYTTRDAAEKAAGELSNKLVVKGLRLKLMWGRPQQPKPEIDGAEQAKQQAAVAHSGMLPRAVISQQTQFHPPGTSQDQIPPPMSYFNIPAPPQQDRAFYPSMDPQRMGALVSSQDGSGSSNGPSGSGENKTGSEKQPQAHQPYGYQGMPPPPGHYQQPFYPPYGGYMPPPPQYQQYPPQYHHHHHHQPAVAPQPPPASHHPQPQQPPQPQQQPVSSEVSQK from the exons ATGGCGCATCGGCTGCTCCGAGATCTTGAAGCCGATGGCTGGGAGCGTTCCGACTTCCCTATCATCTGCGAATCTTGCCTCGGTGACAATCCATATGTTCGTATG ACTAAAGCAGAATACGACAAGGAATGTAAGATCTGTACAAGGCCTTTTACAGTTTTCCGCTGGAGACCAGGTCGAGATGCAAGATATAAGAAAACAGAGATTTGCCAAACATGCAGTAAATTGAAAAATGTATGTCAAGTGTGTCTGTTGGATCTTGAGTATGGTTTGCCGGTCCAGGTTCGAGACACTGCTCTTAGCATCAGCACTAATGATGCCATTCCCAAGAGTGATGTCAATAGGGAATATTTTGCTGAGGAACATGACCGCAAG GCTAGAGCTGGTTTGGATTATGAATCCTCTTATGGGAAGGTCCGGGCTAATGATACGATTTTAAAGCTTCAGAGAACAACACCATATTATAAAAGAAACAGAGCACATGTTTGCAGTTTCTATATTAGAGGTGAATGCACAAGAGGTGCTGAGTGTCCTTACCGGCATGAGATGCCCGTCGTCGGCGAACTATCTCAGCAAAACATTAAAGATCGTTACTACGG AGTGAATGATCCAGTTGCAATGAAGCTCCTGAACAAGGCTGGTGAAATGCAGACACTTGATCCTCCAGACGATGAGAGCATAAAGACTTTGTATGTTGGTGGGCTTGATGCCAGGATTACTGAGCAAGACTTGAGGGATAACTTTTATGCCCATGGTGAAATTGAATCCATACGAATGGTTCTCCAGCGAGCTTGTGCTTTTGTAACCTACACCACGCGGGATGCTGCAGAGAAAGCTGCAGGAGAACTCTCAAACAAGCTTGTAGTGAAGGGTCTGAGGCTAAAGCTGATGTGGGGTAGACCTCAACAACCCAAGCCTGAGATTGATGGTGCTGAACAAGCAAAGCAACAAGCTGCAGTGGCACATAGTGGGATGCTTCCCAGGGCTGTTATATCTCAACAGACTCAATTTCATCCTCCTGGCACAAGTCAGGATCAGATCCCTCCTCCAATGTCTTATTTTAATATTCCAGCCCCACCTCAGCAAGATAGGGCCTTCTACCCATCAATGGATCCCCAACGAATGGGTGCCCTTGTCTCATCGCAAGatggatctggatcctcaaaTGGACCTTCAGGATCAGGGGAAAACAAAACAGGCTCCGAGAAGCAGCCTCAAGCCCACCAACCATATGGTTACCAAGGTATGCCACCTCCTCCTGGTCACTATCAACAACCATTCTACCCACCATATGGTGGTTATATGCCACCTCCTCCACAGTACCAGCAGTACCCTCCTCagtaccaccaccaccaccaccaccaacctgCAGTGGCTCCCCAACCTCCGCCAGCATCCCACCACCCCCAGCCCCAGCAACCACCCCAGCCCCAGCAACAGCCTGTATCATCAGAGGTTTCTCAAAAGTAA